A single window of Bombus pascuorum chromosome 1, iyBomPasc1.1, whole genome shotgun sequence DNA harbors:
- the LOC132913184 gene encoding prenylated Rab acceptor protein 1 isoform X3 produces the protein MADVGIEIAGDMQIPQQKQKSGTGLEFLQIPQLPLSNIGYPQAHEWIEHRKANIRPWSMFLNTSNIRPPPSLPRLSKRIMRNIEYFQSNYLFVFVGLVIYCLITSPLLLLAVAASLGTCYKVSQRHAKQELTIFNHKLTLAQVYSLVGICSLPIFYLVGAGAALFWVLGVSWFLITLHAAFYNIDSILCPGEDELNSLVMQEV, from the exons ATGGCAGACGTGGGAATTGAGATTGCGGGAGATATGCAAATACCTCAACAAAAGCAAAAATCTGGCACTGG GCTTGAATTCCTACAGATACCACAACTTCCACTCAGTAACATAGGATATCCACAAGCTCATGAATGGATTGAACACAGAAAAGCTAATATTAGGCCTTGGTCTATGTTTCTTAATACAAGCAACATAAGACCTCCACCCAGTTTACCAAGATTGAGTAAAAGAATTATgagaaatattgaatatttccaAAGCAATTATTTGTTCGTGTTTGTTGGATTAGTTATATATTGTTT gATTACATCGCCATTATTGCTGCTTGCTGTTGCTGCATCTCTTGGAACTTGTTATAAGGTTTCGCAACGTCATGCTAAACAGGAGCTTACAATATTCAATCATAAATTAACGCTAGCACAAGTTTATTCTTTGGTAGGAATCTGTTCACTGCCAATCTTTTATTTAGTAGGTGCTGGTGCAGCTCTTTTCTGGGTTcttg GCGTATCCTGGTTTCTAATAACTTTACATGCAGCATTCTATAATATTGACTCAATATTATGTCCAGGAGAAGATGAACTCAATTCTTTAGTTATGCAAGAAGTGTGA